GTCAGTGTCCCCGCTCAGATTTGAAGTTTTCCTCCCCTCGACTGCTTCTTGGCTTTGAGCTGACCAAAACAGAAAACTGATGAAACTGCGAGCCGAAGGATTCTAAAAGCTCTTTCCTCCTCGTTGTGAGGATACACAAGTAGTTTTTACCTCGTATCtgtctccatccctctctctcttctagcAAGTACTGTACAGTGTGTGCTGCTTCATATGCAGCTGACAGACAGTTCATAAACCAGGATGTTTGCCAGTGCCTCCCACATACGAAGACGTTTCTTCATCAGAATGCAAATTTGCTGGAGGCAAAGATATTGCAGGCGTTTGGTGTAGAGCGTTTCCTTTCTCACACTTTGTGTTCCAAGCGTCTTAAAGCTGCAGAGGGTTTAATGTTTgacaacatgtgttttttttttttttggtttgtcgtctgtgatgaatgaatgtttaCCTTCAAAATCTGTTCCCTCATGACACAGCTGTGGTTTACTTCTCCACGAGGAGGAGAACGGAGTTGACAGGTGTAACAGAAACAtcttttgttgatgttgttgatgcTTTTGAGACAACTTCAACTACCAAAGgaaaatactgaaaatatttttgttcatttaaatccATTCACGTTGATACTGTCACGTTATTACTAAAGGATGATATTATTCAAAGTTTAAATAGGGAACCAACAAACTTATCTGAATTTCTATGCATATCCTTCCACGtatcattaataaataatatcaatatcattttcaatatttattaCCATATTCTCACTGAAAATTGGAGTTTGTCAACTGCttattctcctgcaccaaagtccatagagagaaATCTGAACAAAGTATCTCAAAGACCATAGTCAcagaatgacacattttaatatacagGATTGAGGACGTAGTGGATCAATAATTCCTGTAtgttgtgatgttaaattgTGGATCTCTATGGACCTTGGTGTAGGAAAATAAGTGACACAAAGCACACAGAGCACTATTAGATGCATGTGTAACCATCCCTTTAATTATGCAGTCCCTCAAACCACAATATGTCTTGTTGTTATTCTCTTGTTACCGATTAACCCTGTTTTTCCTGGAAATAACTGAAACCATGAAGCAGCAAATTGCAGTGTAGTTAAGACCAGGGACATttttagaaacaaacaaaatcagtcATTGCGAATTAATTTCTCTGTGGAAATGTTCCCCTTGTTGATGAGAAATGCTTCCGAAGAAGAAAACACGCTTAAGTTGCTGTAGATGTCATCATCCAATGAATTTAATTAATGAGCTTTATTTAAACTGTCAGcgaatgaattaaataaaatgccacCTATTCAGATCATAAATTAGCTCCTGACAGAATGTGAAACATTTATGAATTTAGCCTCTGTCCATTTGTATTTGGCCAAAGTTATAACCTCTCTTCCCAGATTTGTCATTATAAGTTACAGTAAACTGTTGTccacattaaaaatgcatgtcCACAATGCATATTTAAAAAGCTGGCTACTTTCCATACGCCACTAAATCATATTTATTGTCCTGTTTATGATCACTGTCATTCAGCGTGTGCATCCTTTAACACTGACAACTCTCACCAGCCCagtttctattgatgtcttttcactttggataaaatgtcaaaagtcaTCATGTGCTCCTTCCAGGAGGAAGCAGGTCAGTTTCCAGCTCGTCTATTTTATTCATGCATGCAATAAGTGCATGAAGAAATTCAGACTGATATAATGGGATATATTCTGGGATGTATGGTTTGAGGCGTGAAGCTATATCCATTTATACCAGCCCACAATGACATTTAtgtctttatgtttgtgtttttgtgcacatgtatatttaatagtgtttaaattcatttaaagacAGTAACACAATTCAGTATCACAAAGACATTTGACCTAACCAAACACATAATTGGTAGCACTGTTTCAAAGAAGCAATCATTCAttactttattatatttttctaaTAACGTCGACTGAACTTTCCCAAACATTGCAAtagaacatttgtcttcatacaCTCTGTGATTCCCTCTAATCACAGTATTATGAATGTGTGCATTCATTATTAAAAGTGTGTATTTTACACGTTGCCACCattgtttatttcacacactgtgctgGTGGAAAGTGGTAAtcagtaaataatgaaatgatcaCAGTGGAACTTTAATTAAAGCAGCTGTGCAGGAGGTGAACAGCCCGCActaatgaagacaaacacagatcGCTGTAGTAATGAGCCTCCTGGCCAATGAGTGTGAATAAGGAATATGGCAAGGAAAAATGATttctgcatcttttttttttgtcgttttgcttactttcacaataaatgtcaacacatttataaaactTCATTGCAGATGCAGTAGTtcttttcctaaaaaaaaaacaaataaaaaaacaaccgaaACAAATTGTACACATTttctaaaaacatgtttgtgttgtcatATCTCTCCATCGTCTTGAACTTTAGAGTTTGGAGCTGTCGCTCCAGAGAGAGATTTGAGATTACATTTGTGAGAGAATAACATTTCTTATCTCAGGTTCTTCACTTCTCatcacaaaatgcagttttctaACTGAAATGAAGGCAAAACAAGTTCCTCTTTCCCATGTATCAGCAGAAAGTTATCTAACCAAGTTGCTGTACTTCCCAGATGCAATTTTATCTTCTCCTTGCTGAATTTCAGTGGAATAAAGCATTATTGGAGTACCTTTAAATAAGACAATATAGTGTACTGTAAAAACAGATATTGTATACAGGTtgtgctctctgtctctggtacATATAAAGATGTAAACTTTGAAAGATGATACTGTATGTGGAAGGCCGTCACAGAGTCGGATGAAGTACAATAAAAGAGGACATTAAAGTGAAGAAGGCAGATTGTTTATTGCTTGTTCTCCTCTCTCCTGAGTTTAATGGCACCTGCGGGTCCAATGCATGGTTTCAAATGCATTGGTTAAATGGTACATTACAACAGTGTAATGTTACCCAGTGTGCATGAGCATcaggttaaataaaatgatcTATATTCAAGAGGGAAAGAACCAAGGGAGCCTGTTCCATAGTTCCAGGCCAAATGCAACACATTTGAAAGAAGCAGTGGGTGTTTGGGTTTTATTCTTCATCTATTGGCAGTACACCACTAAGTAGCTGCACATGCTAACAGATAACACTGTTACATCCATCCTTTTCACCCCCTACAGCCACATTGTCACAGAGGAATCCATACCTTGACATACTTTCAGTGCTTTATGATAGTTCAATGTGATATTTTCCAGAGTTAAATCTTTACTGCATCGCCTCTTTTACAGGAAACGTGAGAGTCTCTAAATTTCACACTCTAAGCTCCATTTACTGCTAATTTTAGTCGACACATTAGCTGCAGTGTCGCTGCCATCTGTTTAATTGGACCGCATATTGGTGGTGaataaaaatgaccaaaaatagccataaaaatacacttttttttttgtttaaatcagaAGTGGAAAATTAGTGCAGCCCTTTGGATATCTATCTTTAATAAACATAATCATGCTTTCATAGTATGCATATTTGGAGTCCTCCCTGGTGATGTGGGCTTAATTGGCTGTTAAAATAATCTCTTATTGATTCTACTATGTTATTGGCTATGGAGAAGAGAAAACTGTGCCACTTCAAAAGAAGACAATGAGGATAATGTGGATGTGAAATTGACACTATTcgaaaaagtcacatttaaaaatcacGCCACCGTGTTTAAAACACTACCTTTCAACTTGTAAACATCATACTGCATGCCCATGCCTATGCTTTGAAGTTTGTTCATCGCTCATTTGACGTCAGTGTGTTCCATGTGTGactgttttttcctgtttttcctccatCCTTTTCCGATTGTCATGATCTCCCTGAGCCTCGAGATCCATTTTGCGATGGTTGTCTAAGTAAAGGATTTCCTGTTTCAGTCTCTCCTGGATCCTGGTTCTCAGGTACCCAGCCACGAGGTGATGGCAGCTGTGGAGGACGCACTGATCCCACCCCTGCTCCTGGATGCTGAGGGTCAACTGTGCCTTCGTCTCCTTCCGTGCGATTTGAACTGCGTCTCCTGGGTGCAGGAGCAGGTGCTGTCCTGCCCCTGACGCTGGAACCTCCGGGATCCCTTTCGTCTGAAATGTGAGCTTCAGGTGATGGAGCTCGTGGCTGGACAGAAGCTGCTGGCTGCTGTCCTGTACCTCGACTCTCCTTGATAGTGTTCAACCTCCTCATATGAAGGAGGGAGCGTGAAGAGGAGCGAGGCGACACTCCTGAGGCCTGGAAACGAGCTGAGATACGATCCACCTCACTGCCACCTTAAGTAACACCAGTTTTAGAGGATAGTTATACTTTCAAacatatattattttcaaatcatGCATGATTATCCATCAGTGTCACTGctttaaatcaaatttctcaCTGCCTCACCATGACTTCGTCTTCTAAGGGGAAAGGCAGACTCCAGATCTGAACCAGGTTGGAGGGAATAGTACCTCAGAGACCGGTTGATGTTTTGTGAAGGCTGGAAGAGGAGGACAAATCAAGGtcaggcaggtgtgtgtgtgtgtgtatgtcagacAAACAACAGAATGTAAACCCACCATCTCGCGGAAACTTTCAGGTCGTAGGCTACGTCTGATACTGGCATGGCGGCGGATCAAAATCTCCCTGTTTTGGCTCTCGTTAGGCAGATTGTACTTGTTGGTGTATGCCAACGTCTGAGGCATTTAGAGAAAGAGGAACAGGTTTTAACATTGAACATAGCCTTATATATCACATATCTCATATATTGTTGGACCAGTACCTTCTGTCGAATCTTGTACATGTTCTTCGACAAGATGTCGTGCATTTTCCCCACATCAGCAGCCAGGAACTTCTTCTTCGGCCGAGACGCCTCCTTCATCTCATCGCTGATAATTGGTGGCGAAGGAAACAAACATTAGATGACAGATGCTAATGAAATGTAATGCTTTTCAATCCATTACTGACATTAAGAGTTTTCCATTGGATTGAAAAGAGCATCATCAGCAAATTAGATTAAGTGTAAAGGTTTTGTTGATTTAGCTGATGCACTCGTCCTGGCTACTCGTAAGCAGATattttttctgagtaatttatGCAGAAATTATTGGGATTATTTATGTACCAACACATACATGTCTACACTATATGAAGGAAAAagtttgctgctgttgtttttgaggAGTTATTTTACGAGTTTTTACGTCTGGTTACAAAACAGActtacagttttattttccaGTTAACAACCAAGGCTAATTAAAAAGGTCAAAACTAATCAATGTGTTGAACTTACTGCAGAGAGATGATAGATGGCGCTGCACTGAGGTCCCCCACAGGTGTGTCCAGTATATCAATGGCATTCTGCAGCTCCAGTTTCTTATACAGCGACACGATGCTGGACTCAGCCCTGTTATCTCGGAGCAGGATACGCCTCAAAACGCGATCGTTGAACTTCTTAAAcctgacacacattcacaaacaaataaagactGTCAGAGATACATATGAggaaataagataagataagataagaaaaaaaaaacaacaacaatgaatttCATAAAATCTGATTAGAAATACATGACCACACATGAAAAGCTCCCTACTTGTCTTTCCAGTAATAGTGACTCCACTGTCCACACAGGTCCTCAATACCAGAAACAACATGCTCCATTGTCTGGACAGAAGAGTGTGGATATTAAAatcagagaagaggaggaaatgtgACTGTGATGACTGATACTGACCCTGGTGTGAATCTCCACATTGATATTGAGCAGGTCTTTGTTGGTCCTCCTGATGTTTAAATACTCCACTATTGGACGGATGCTGATGCCCTAGAAAgaatagaaaaaacacaatcagtCGGAGGCCTTCACCCACAAAGTACAACCACATAATGACCACATTGTCTCCAGAAAACAGGCCTGATAGTGGAGTGCTTTATACAGTGGTGGAACTATGGTCAACAATGcctaatactgtatattttcacAATTATGATTTGTATAAGCTCTGTAGCAGAACTATGAAAACTGCGGTCCAGTCTGTGGAGTCATAAAAGTTGGCAAACCTGTGGTCTGGAGCCTCAGCTGATACAATTTCTTTCAAGCATGTCTCAGTATGCCTTGAGCAAGAGACAGAACCACTTtggtttgcttttatttataataattggGCGCACAGGGTGAATATTGATCGTCTGCACTAATGGCCTACCTGTAGGAAAACGGTAAATATAATAACGGCGATCGAGGCTGTGACAAACAAGTTCCTTCTGTTGATGTCATCTGGCAAGGTGAAGGCCAGGGCGAAGCAGATTGCCCCTCGCAGGCCACCGTAGGCGAGTCCAAACTGGTCCTTGAAAGAGAACTGGATGGTGCGGAATGGGTTGACGATCTGGGTCAGCACCAAAATGCCTGCAGGAAGAAGAGATGAGTCAGAAAACATTTTAGGAGAGAGAGCTTTGTTTCCATATGTCTAGCCCGCCTGAAGTTCTCACCGAGCCCTCTCCAGATGAAGGTAAAGAGCAGCGTAAACAGGATGTAGGCCCAGTTCCACTCATGATCAGTCGTTATAGTAACCACACccaggaagaagaaaatgagGGTTTCTGAGACAGTGGCCAGCATCTTCACAACATGGCGGATGGTGGTGCAGGATCTCTGCGATACGTTCTCCTCGACATAGTACTTCATGGTAATGGCACATGTGATGATGCTGCAGGGAGgtgagacaacacacacacacacacacacacacacacacaatgtgtgaTTAAGGCTTCAGCAAAAAACAAGCTTTAGATTATCTTTCTAGTTCTGTTATTCAGGAAGAAATGTGTTCTTGGACCATATTTTTGGTGACTTTGATCAGCTCAAAAAAATTGTCTCAAGTAATACAGTGACATCGTGTGCACACAGCCCCGCTGAGCTAACAGCGTTGCATCTCACACATAGTTTGAACTCACACCACACTCAGTGGGTGGGAAGCAACGTGGAAGAGCAAGTTTGTACAAGTTGTTCAGGAAAGAGACCAACAAAAAGGCTGCAAGGTAAAAGGTTAATCTTGGAACGCAGATGCTGGCCACGTTATATACTACAGTTTAGAGGCCGTTGTTGTTCTTTGGGAAATAGCCGTGCCTAAAAGGAAAGGAATGACTGAGGCACAATGTGAGCAGCTATTCCCGTGGAATTAAGTGTTACATAAGGCATGAATATTCAAGTATAGCAAAAAAATCCTTAATGCTGAATGTTCTGCACTTGTTGGCAGTGGTGCAATGCAATGGTTGGTTTATATTGGAAACAGGTTTTTACTCTTTGAGATGGGGtctgttatttttgtttctataatatttgttaaaatcctctCCATGACTACAGGAGGTGGAGCTTCAACTCAAGGGTAGTTGGAAGAGGGTGTGACCTATTGCTAGATATCCCAGACTTACTGGCCATAGGttcaataatcattttaataattaacattaatagttgtttttgtgttgttttgtccacagcaGACAAGAAAATACAGGTGTGTTTCCTGCTCCATGAACACTTACGCCATCACACTGGAGATGGCAAACAGCTCAGCCACCAGGTACGCCAGGTAGCTGTACATGAAGACAAAGAGGGGCTCGACCTGGCGGACATTGTGGGTAAAACGTGTGGTGAACGCAGCCACAAATCCGAACAGGAGGCCAAAGATCACACCACCGACACCCACCACGAAGAATCTGGCAACTCCCAGGAACACGTCAACGGATTCAACGGCAGGCAGGTCTGCCAAAAAGGCAAACATGCTGTAAAGAACCTGAGGGAAAGGAGACACCATACCAAAACACATTCCACTGTTAGAAATCTTGTTACCCTGGAGTTATGTTTACCACTaaagacacaacacagacagTAAAATGGAGATTTAAGTTAATGCCAAGCAAAGTGAAACTAAGAAACATACACTAAATTTCAACTACAGCTGAAACCATCAGATGATTTTTGGCTCATGTTAAAGATGCTTTATGCACACATGTCAACAGTGTAGATGATAAACAATGCCAGCAAGTGTTCAGGGAAACTCTTGAGTGAAACTCAACGAAAGCAAGGGAGACTCATTATGACTGACATTTCTGTTGAACCAAGCAGAACTGGTCAGACGAGCCTGAGGTGGAAACTGCATGGGCGCAAATCAAATCTGTGTCACCCTGCACTCTCAGGCATTTTTCTCCCCTGCATAGCACCATAGCAACTTTTTGCTTATATAAGGctgagaaatgtgttattttagatATTTATTGTTGCCATCTGTGCTTTAGCAATCCACTCAATCCACTGAGTCTTTTGCTACAAAGATACAAATAGTCCCTTATTAGTCCCACAATAGGGCAAATGTATGGtcttacagcagcaaagacagccaaaagtaaaggtaataaataataattcatgTAACATGATCATCTGCAAAAgctgtttaaatgtttgaaggAAGAACTTGTGAGTTGTAGGAGTCCTAATTCAGACATATATGTATCCATGCATGATTGATACATTTTAAGAAGACTTAAACTTCTTACTAATATTAGTATTACTGTTAATTTTATGGTTTCAAATtcataaatttaatt
This genomic interval from Solea solea chromosome 2, fSolSol10.1, whole genome shotgun sequence contains the following:
- the LOC131455378 gene encoding sodium/hydrogen exchanger 2-like; the encoded protein is MRTMARSQNSIQRGAFFLFLLLLCSFRGECELQESKPSEPNSLPTVKPFHNEINEPQAFPDTERTNLPVFTMDYPRIQVPFEFTLWVLLASFAKIGFHIYHKITIWIPESCLLIAIGLIVGAIMHSVSEEPPAVLSSNVFFLYMLPPIVLDNGYFMPTRPFFENVGTVLWYAVVGTLWNSIGIGLSLFAICQFEVFGIQDINLQENLLFASIISAVDPVAALNVFEDIGINEQIYIVIFGEGLFNDAVTVVLYSMFAFLADLPAVESVDVFLGVARFFVVGVGGVIFGLLFGFVAAFTTRFTHNVRQVEPLFVFMYSYLAYLVAELFAISSVMAIITCAITMKYYVEENVSQRSCTTIRHVVKMLATVSETLIFFFLGVVTITTDHEWNWAYILFTLLFTFIWRGLGILVLTQIVNPFRTIQFSFKDQFGLAYGGLRGAICFALAFTLPDDINRRNLFVTASIAVIIFTVFLQGISIRPIVEYLNIRRTNKDLLNINVEIHTRTMEHVVSGIEDLCGQWSHYYWKDKFKKFNDRVLRRILLRDNRAESSIVSLYKKLELQNAIDILDTPVGDLSAAPSIISLHDEMKEASRPKKKFLAADVGKMHDILSKNMYKIRQKTLAYTNKYNLPNESQNREILIRRHASIRRSLRPESFREMPSQNINRSLRYYSLQPGSDLESAFPLRRRSHGGSEVDRISARFQASGVSPRSSSRSLLHMRRLNTIKESRGTGQQPAASVQPRAPSPEAHISDERDPGGSSVRGRTAPAPAPRRRSSNRTEGDEGTVDPQHPGAGVGSVRPPQLPSPRGWVPENQDPGETETGNPLLRQPSQNGSRGSGRS